One window of the Streptomyces sp. TS71-3 genome contains the following:
- a CDS encoding ATP/GTP-binding protein, which translates to MDSAVSDDTERPGGDGAPGTGGFFGGAAPGAGAGGAGREEALQPWQMDRSRAPIATKIVVAGGFGVGKTTLVNTVSEIEPLLTEALMTEASEETDDLSATPGKSTTTVAMDFGRITLDDDLVLYLFGTPGQQRFWFMWDDLIRGAIGAVVLADTRRLPDCFPVLDYFDGCGLPYVVAVNHFDGTEKFAPEDVREALTVPADIPVLVMDARLRIPVVDTLLALVGHALDVTPA; encoded by the coding sequence CTGAACGGCCCGGCGGCGACGGCGCCCCGGGCACCGGCGGCTTCTTCGGGGGCGCGGCGCCCGGCGCGGGCGCCGGCGGCGCCGGGCGGGAAGAGGCGCTGCAACCCTGGCAGATGGACCGCAGCCGGGCGCCGATCGCCACCAAGATCGTGGTGGCCGGCGGCTTCGGCGTCGGCAAGACGACGCTGGTCAACACGGTCTCGGAGATCGAGCCGCTGCTCACCGAGGCGCTGATGACCGAGGCCAGCGAGGAGACCGACGACCTCTCCGCCACGCCGGGCAAGTCCACCACGACGGTCGCCATGGACTTCGGCCGCATCACGCTCGACGACGACCTGGTGCTGTACCTCTTCGGCACGCCGGGCCAGCAGCGCTTCTGGTTCATGTGGGACGACCTGATCAGGGGCGCGATCGGCGCCGTTGTCCTGGCGGACACGCGCAGGCTGCCCGACTGCTTCCCCGTGCTCGACTACTTCGACGGCTGCGGCCTGCCGTACGTGGTCGCCGTGAACCACTTCGACGGTACGGAGAAGTTCGCCCCCGAGGACGTCCGCGAGGCCCTGACGGTGCCCGCCGACATCCCCGTGCTCGTCATGGACGCCCGGCTGCGGATCCCCGTGGTCGACACCCTGCTGGCCCTCGTCGGCCACGCCTTGGACGTCACCCCCGCCTAG
- a CDS encoding styrene monooxygenase/indole monooxygenase family protein, whose protein sequence is MRKVLVVGAGQSGLQLALGLQAHGYEVTVMSNRTADEVRVGRVMSTQCMFHTALQHERDLGLGFWEDQAPRMEGLGVSVAGPPDGPTRVIDWLGRLDGYAQSVDQRVKMAGWMETFAERGGQLVIHGASVSDLDYFTRAYDLVLVSAGKGELVSMFARDAARSPYREPQRALAVAYVHGLGPRPEHPETEAVRCNLVPGVGELFVMPTLTTSGRADILFWEGIPGGPLDVFRDVRDPSEHLSLTLELMERYVPWEYARATKVELTDAGGTLAGRYAPTVRHAVGHLPGGGAVLGAADVVVANDPITGQGSNSAAKCAAAYLDAILARGEGAFDEAWMQATFDRYWDTARHVTKWTNAMLAPPPEHVLNLIGAAGQIPAVADRIANGFNDPADFEQFFYEPEKAEAYLAEAAG, encoded by the coding sequence ATGCGGAAGGTACTCGTCGTGGGAGCCGGGCAGTCCGGGCTCCAACTCGCCCTGGGACTCCAGGCGCACGGCTACGAGGTCACCGTGATGTCCAACCGCACCGCGGACGAGGTCCGCGTCGGGCGGGTGATGTCCACCCAGTGCATGTTCCACACGGCGCTCCAGCACGAGCGGGACCTCGGGCTCGGCTTCTGGGAGGACCAGGCGCCGCGGATGGAGGGCCTCGGCGTCTCGGTCGCGGGCCCGCCGGACGGGCCGACGCGCGTCATCGACTGGCTGGGCCGCCTCGACGGCTACGCGCAGTCCGTGGACCAGCGGGTGAAGATGGCCGGCTGGATGGAGACCTTCGCCGAGCGCGGCGGTCAGCTCGTCATCCACGGCGCCTCCGTCTCCGACCTGGACTACTTCACCCGCGCGTACGACCTGGTGCTGGTCTCCGCGGGCAAGGGCGAGCTGGTCTCCATGTTCGCCCGGGACGCGGCGCGGTCCCCGTACAGAGAGCCGCAGCGCGCCCTCGCGGTCGCCTACGTGCACGGTCTAGGGCCCCGCCCGGAGCACCCGGAGACGGAGGCGGTGCGCTGCAACCTGGTGCCGGGCGTGGGCGAGCTGTTCGTCATGCCGACGCTGACCACCTCCGGGCGCGCCGACATCCTCTTCTGGGAGGGCATCCCCGGCGGCCCGCTGGACGTCTTCCGGGACGTCAGGGACCCCTCGGAGCACCTCTCGCTCACCCTTGAGCTGATGGAGAGGTACGTGCCCTGGGAGTACGCGCGGGCCACCAAGGTGGAGCTCACGGACGCGGGAGGCACCCTCGCGGGCCGGTACGCGCCCACGGTCCGCCACGCCGTCGGGCACCTGCCCGGCGGGGGCGCGGTGCTCGGCGCGGCCGACGTCGTGGTGGCCAACGACCCGATCACCGGCCAGGGCTCCAACTCCGCGGCCAAGTGCGCGGCGGCCTACCTGGACGCGATCCTGGCCCGGGGCGAGGGCGCGTTCGACGAGGCGTGGATGCAGGCGACCTTCGACCGCTACTGGGACACCGCGCGGCACGTCACCAAGTGGACCAACGCGATGCTGGCGCCGCCGCCGGAGCACGTCCTCAACCTGATAGGGGCGGCCGGCCAGATCCCCGCGGTCGCGGACCGCATCGCCAACGGCTTCAACGACCCGGCCGACTTCGAGCAGTTCTTCTACGAGCCGGAGAAGGCGGAGGCGTACCTGGCGGAGGCTGCTGGCTGA